One stretch of Chloroflexia bacterium SDU3-3 DNA includes these proteins:
- the tnpA gene encoding IS200/IS605 family transposase — MEVTHVKSTPGARYHINYHLVWCPKYRCPVLVGKIQERLQGLLGEIAERWGIEVVAQEVMPDHIHLFVSAPPKFSPAQLAQLFKGTTSRVLRQEFPTEIDRHIWKVGTLWAPSYDVGTAGHVSASVIKRYILECQKL; from the coding sequence ATGGAAGTTACGCATGTCAAATCAACGCCGGGAGCACGGTACCACATCAACTACCACCTGGTGTGGTGCCCGAAGTACCGCTGTCCGGTGCTTGTTGGCAAGATTCAGGAACGATTGCAAGGGCTTCTCGGTGAGATTGCGGAGCGATGGGGGATTGAAGTGGTCGCACAGGAAGTCATGCCGGATCACATTCACCTATTCGTTTCCGCGCCGCCAAAGTTCAGTCCTGCGCAACTGGCCCAACTCTTTAAGGGAACAACGTCGCGTGTTTTGCGGCAAGAGTTCCCTACAGAGATTGACCGCCATATCTGGAAAGTTGGCACGTTGTGGGCACCTTCTTATGACGTCGGCACCGCAGGGCACGTGAGTGCATCGGTGATTAAGCGGTACATCCTAGAGTGCCAGAAACTTTAG
- a CDS encoding IS200/IS605 family element transposase accessory protein TnpB: MKLTAQIQLRPTPAQADALRRTLETANAACNAMSATAWETGTFGQFALHKLCYADTRAAFGLSAQVTVRCIAKVADAYKLDKKAQRTFALLGAVAYDARILSFNLAGSSVSIWTMDGRQAIPFVCGERQRAMLEHQKGESDLVFKRGKWYLLVTCEAVPAGTECASGVLGVALGVTNIATDSDGTIYSGKAIKNVRYRHRRLRGKLQKKGTKSARRRLQALSGKEYRFARHVNHVLSKQLVATAKRTKRAIALEDLTHIRTRVRARRSQHATLHSWAFAQLRAFVTYKAQLAGVTVHFVDPRNTSRECPNGGHTAKENRKTQASFVCTSCGFAGLADVIAAGNISRRAAVNPPHGSRDGTPTGLAGPKPAA; encoded by the coding sequence ATGAAGCTCACCGCTCAAATCCAGCTTCGCCCCACACCCGCGCAAGCCGATGCCCTCAGGCGCACGCTTGAAACGGCAAACGCCGCGTGCAACGCAATGAGCGCAACGGCGTGGGAAACGGGTACGTTCGGGCAATTCGCTTTGCACAAGCTGTGCTATGCCGATACACGGGCCGCATTCGGTCTGTCGGCGCAAGTGACGGTGCGCTGCATTGCGAAAGTTGCCGATGCCTACAAGCTGGATAAGAAGGCGCAGCGCACGTTTGCACTGCTTGGTGCCGTGGCCTATGACGCGCGCATCCTGTCGTTTAATCTCGCCGGTTCCTCGGTCTCCATCTGGACAATGGATGGGCGTCAGGCTATCCCCTTCGTGTGTGGCGAACGCCAGCGGGCGATGCTTGAACACCAGAAGGGTGAAAGCGATCTGGTGTTCAAGCGCGGTAAGTGGTACTTGCTTGTTACCTGCGAGGCAGTGCCAGCGGGAACAGAATGCGCGTCGGGCGTGTTGGGCGTTGCTCTTGGTGTGACGAACATTGCCACCGATAGCGACGGCACCATCTACAGCGGCAAGGCTATCAAGAACGTGCGTTATCGCCATCGGCGGTTGCGTGGCAAACTCCAAAAGAAGGGCACCAAAAGCGCACGGCGACGGCTTCAAGCCCTGTCGGGTAAGGAATATCGGTTCGCACGGCACGTAAACCATGTCCTCAGTAAGCAGCTTGTGGCGACGGCCAAACGCACGAAGCGGGCGATTGCGTTGGAAGATTTGACGCATATTCGCACGCGGGTTAGGGCTAGACGGTCGCAGCACGCCACGCTGCACAGTTGGGCATTCGCACAACTGCGGGCGTTTGTCACCTATAAGGCGCAATTGGCGGGTGTGACCGTCCATTTTGTCGACCCTCGGAATACATCGCGGGAATGCCCGAACGGTGGACATACCGCGAAAGAGAACCGGAAAACACAAGCCTCGTTTGTTTGCACATCGTGCGGGTTCGCTGGCCTCGCAGATGTGATCGCGGCAGGAAACATTTCCCGCCGGGCGGCTGTAAACCCGCCACACGGCTCGCGAGACGGTACTCCTACCGGGCTGGCAGGGCCAAAGCCTGCGGCTTAA
- a CDS encoding flotillin family protein, whose product MGAMLLLNMIGIFIIVIAVLWIFFQFVRFIPNNRIGIVEKRFGGKSVKSGLIALNHEAGFQPNVLRGGIHFFTPFQYNLHIVPLVTIPQGKIGYVFARDGQALAPAQTLASNVAANDFQDVASFLRSGGQRGPQRQILREGTYAINLAQFMVITEERVYYLPLSRDEDAMIKRMAEVISDRDGFEPVVIKDTDDAVGIVTVHDGPSLGEGEIIAPLVGNEPSTPETYHNSFQDPEKFLAAGGQRGRQYQVLVEGTYYINRLFATVELIDKTVIEVGYAGVVISYAGEIGADLSGEDYTHGELVSRGSRGVWSTPLMPGKYAFNTYAGQVVPVPTTNIILKWSRSEIGAHKLDENLSEISLITKDAFEPSLPLSVVVHIDYRKAPLVIQRFGDVKRLVEQTLDPMVAAYFKNIGQTRTLIQLLQERSVIQSLASEQMREKFVNYNLELEEVLIGTPSSGKGDTKIEDILTQLRARQIAEEQIETYARQEKAAVKERELREAEARAKQQAVLTQSELSITVQSNEGKAEYQRALQQAAQIRALAEAEAEKTARIGVAEAIAIEEKVRAYGGPQFQVTQQVMTRFADAIEAAKVNIVPQVVVGGGSEGGSSSQNLMEGLLATLLSEKLGVPINAVADAKPEVSAMREQILRQLSSELPKAGQPPVAPPQPNGSK is encoded by the coding sequence ATGGGGGCAATGCTCCTCCTCAACATGATCGGCATCTTCATCATCGTTATCGCGGTGCTCTGGATCTTCTTCCAGTTCGTCCGCTTCATCCCGAACAACCGCATCGGCATCGTCGAGAAGCGCTTCGGCGGCAAGTCGGTCAAGAGCGGCCTGATCGCGCTGAACCACGAGGCGGGCTTCCAGCCCAACGTGCTGCGCGGCGGCATCCACTTCTTCACGCCGTTCCAGTACAACCTGCACATCGTGCCGCTGGTCACCATCCCGCAGGGCAAGATCGGCTACGTGTTCGCCCGCGACGGCCAAGCCCTGGCCCCGGCGCAGACCCTGGCCTCGAACGTGGCGGCCAACGACTTCCAGGATGTGGCCAGCTTCCTGCGCAGCGGCGGCCAGCGCGGCCCGCAGCGCCAGATCCTGCGCGAGGGCACCTACGCCATCAACCTCGCCCAGTTCATGGTGATCACCGAGGAGCGTGTCTACTACCTGCCGCTCAGCCGCGACGAGGACGCCATGATCAAGCGCATGGCCGAGGTGATCAGCGACCGCGACGGCTTCGAGCCGGTGGTGATCAAGGATACCGACGACGCGGTGGGCATCGTGACGGTGCACGACGGCCCCTCGCTGGGCGAGGGCGAGATCATCGCCCCGCTGGTGGGCAACGAGCCAAGTACACCCGAGACCTACCACAACAGCTTCCAGGACCCCGAGAAGTTCCTGGCGGCGGGCGGCCAGCGCGGTCGCCAGTACCAGGTGCTGGTCGAGGGCACCTACTACATCAACCGCCTGTTCGCCACCGTCGAGCTGATCGACAAGACCGTGATCGAGGTGGGCTACGCCGGTGTGGTCATCTCCTACGCAGGCGAGATAGGGGCCGACCTCTCGGGCGAGGACTACACCCACGGCGAGCTGGTGAGCCGTGGCAGCCGTGGCGTGTGGAGCACCCCGCTGATGCCCGGCAAGTACGCCTTCAACACCTACGCCGGCCAGGTGGTGCCGGTGCCCACCACCAATATCATCCTGAAGTGGAGCCGCAGCGAGATCGGCGCGCACAAGCTAGATGAGAACCTGTCGGAGATCTCGCTGATCACCAAGGACGCCTTCGAGCCGTCGCTGCCGCTCTCGGTGGTGGTGCACATCGACTACCGCAAGGCCCCGCTGGTCATCCAGCGCTTCGGCGATGTGAAGCGGCTGGTCGAGCAGACACTCGACCCCATGGTGGCGGCCTACTTCAAGAATATCGGCCAGACCCGCACGCTCATCCAGCTGCTCCAGGAGCGCAGCGTCATCCAGTCGCTGGCCAGCGAGCAGATGCGCGAGAAGTTCGTCAACTACAACCTGGAGCTGGAGGAGGTGCTGATCGGCACGCCGTCATCCGGCAAGGGCGACACCAAGATCGAGGACATCCTGACCCAGCTGCGCGCCCGCCAGATCGCCGAGGAGCAGATCGAGACCTACGCGCGGCAGGAGAAGGCGGCGGTGAAGGAGCGCGAGCTGCGCGAGGCCGAGGCCCGCGCCAAGCAGCAGGCCGTGCTCACCCAGTCCGAGCTGTCGATCACCGTGCAGTCGAACGAGGGCAAGGCCGAGTACCAGCGCGCCCTGCAGCAGGCCGCCCAGATCCGCGCCCTGGCCGAGGCCGAGGCCGAGAAGACCGCCCGCATCGGCGTGGCCGAGGCGATCGCCATCGAGGAGAAGGTGCGCGCCTACGGCGGCCCGCAGTTCCAGGTGACGCAGCAGGTGATGACCCGCTTCGCGGATGCGATCGAGGCCGCCAAGGTCAACATCGTGCCACAGGTGGTGGTGGGCGGCGGCAGCGAGGGCGGCAGCAGCAGCCAGAACCTGATGGAGGGCCTGCTGGCCACGCTGCTGTCGGAGAAGCTGGGAGTGCCGATCAATGCGGTAGCCGATGCCAAGCCCGAGGTGTCGGCCATGCGCGAGCAGATCCTGCGCCAGCTCTCGTCGGAGCTGCCCAAGGCGGGCCAGCCGCCGGTGGCCCCGCCGCAGCCCAACGGCAGCAAGTAG
- the pfkB gene encoding 1-phosphofructokinase, translating to MSDPVLPHACDVVTVTLNPAIDRTVEIHSFTAGRVNRAESVHDHPGGKGVNVAAALADAGHTVSVTGFLGRENAASFEQMFAQKRIHDAFVRIDGQTRVGIKIIDPAMSATTDINFPGAAPSPADAEALLAALGQIHAPWAVLSGSLPPGVDAGIYRDLIRVLKSRGCRVVLDTSGPPLRHALAARPSVIKPNIQELEELLGRMLATEEAILAAAHELIVGEDDLVVVSLGPDGALFVTAHEAVRAAPPEVAVVSTVGAGDAMVAGIVAGHLRGLPLPEVARLSTAFSVDAISKLGAGLSASAVIDALAAQVVVDVVARY from the coding sequence ATGAGTGATCCCGTTTTGCCGCATGCGTGCGATGTTGTCACCGTCACGCTGAACCCCGCGATCGACCGCACGGTGGAGATCCACAGCTTCACCGCTGGCCGCGTCAACCGCGCCGAGTCGGTGCACGACCACCCCGGCGGCAAGGGCGTGAATGTGGCCGCCGCGCTGGCGGATGCCGGCCATACGGTCTCCGTCACCGGCTTTCTGGGCCGCGAGAACGCGGCATCCTTCGAGCAGATGTTTGCCCAGAAGCGCATCCACGATGCCTTTGTGCGCATCGATGGCCAGACCCGCGTGGGCATCAAGATCATCGACCCGGCCATGAGCGCCACCACCGACATCAACTTCCCCGGTGCCGCGCCCAGCCCCGCCGACGCCGAGGCGCTGCTGGCCGCGCTGGGCCAGATCCACGCGCCCTGGGCGGTGCTCTCGGGCAGCCTGCCGCCGGGGGTGGATGCGGGCATCTACCGCGACCTCATCCGCGTGCTGAAGTCGCGCGGCTGCCGCGTGGTGTTGGACACCAGCGGCCCGCCGCTGCGCCACGCGCTGGCGGCCCGGCCCTCGGTGATCAAGCCCAACATCCAGGAGCTGGAGGAGCTGCTCGGCAGGATGCTGGCCACCGAGGAGGCCATCCTGGCCGCCGCGCACGAGCTGATCGTGGGCGAGGATGATCTGGTGGTGGTCTCGCTGGGGCCGGATGGTGCGCTGTTCGTCACCGCGCACGAGGCGGTGCGCGCCGCGCCGCCCGAGGTGGCGGTGGTGAGCACGGTGGGCGCTGGCGACGCGATGGTGGCGGGGATCGTGGCGGGCCACCTGCGCGGGCTGCCCCTACCCGAGGTGGCGCGGCTGTCCACGGCGTTCTCGGTGGATGCGATCAGCAAGCTGGGCGCGGGCCTGAGCGCCTCGGCTGTGATCGATGCGCTGGCGGCGCAGGTGGTGGTGGATGTGGTGGCGCGCTATTAG
- a CDS encoding helix-turn-helix transcriptional regulator, whose amino-acid sequence MPIRSRVKVLLAERNLDRTRSGEELISVRRLSRETGITHSALVKLVNNQSERVDFETLDKLMRFFETTDIRDILEYTPAE is encoded by the coding sequence ATGCCTATTCGAAGTCGCGTAAAGGTACTTCTAGCGGAACGCAACTTAGATCGAACACGTTCAGGCGAGGAGTTGATTAGCGTCCGTCGGTTGTCTCGTGAGACAGGGATTACCCACTCGGCGCTCGTGAAGCTCGTAAACAACCAAAGCGAACGTGTAGACTTTGAGACGCTTGATAAACTCATGCGTTTTTTCGAGACGACGGACATTCGCGATATTCTGGAGTACACCCCCGCCGAATGA